From one Desmodus rotundus isolate HL8 chromosome X, HLdesRot8A.1, whole genome shotgun sequence genomic stretch:
- the LOC128779995 gene encoding uncharacterized protein, with product MWDLRGVKGGKENHKACKYTGPKSRVPWNKAVRERAFLGRRLHEQEGSVQCAFSGELHGKESSPFRWGLPRSEEVCLGVGDHVAILTSASGPTTKDSKEMPAGPCCACICATGLQTRVPWGIRLGLRRSPRLHSACCPNLGNSDQVEDHEHCCLLQPRHPASKQRRVLPARSSLKRKQGAQRKRRLTGELIKSGAAPPKDPSFVSKSATEEGALSSLARASTDGSFPKLFVSVLDYSSLEDATNNFSFQEFTPDPCPDQHDPTASEQALVSACSEWQQKLEAAEALLILKESSRAPSGSISPLQP from the exons ATGTGGGATCTCCGTGGAGTGAAAGGAGGCAAGGAGAATCACAAGGCTTGCAAGTATACAGGACCCAAGTCAAGAGTTCCTTGGAACAAGGCTGTGCGTGAGAGAGCCTTCCTGGGAAGGAGGCTACATGAGCAAGAAGGGAGTGTGCAATGTGCTTTCAGCGGTGAGCTGCATGGAAAAGAATCCAGCCCCTTCAGGTGGGGTTTACCAAGGTCAGAGGAAGTATGTTTGGGGGTAGGGGATCATGTGGCCATCCTGACCTCTGCTTCTGGGCCCACAACCAAGGATTCCAAGGAAATGCCTGCTGGGCCCTGCTGCGCCTGCATCTGCGCCACTGGGCTTCAGACCAGAGTCCCATGGGGGATTCGACTTGGCCTCAGAAGATCTCCACGTCTTCACTCTGCCTGCTGCCCCAACCTCGGCAACAGTGACCAAGTCGAGGACCATGAGCACTGCTGCCTCTTGCAGCCACGTCACCCCGCTTC GAAGCAGCGCAGGGTCTTGCCTGCTAGGAGCTCCTTGAAGAGGAAGCAGGGGGCACAGCGAAAGAGGCGCCTGACTGGAGAACTGATAAAGAGTGGAGCTGCACCTCCCAAAGATCCCAGCTTTGTCAGCAAGTCGGCCACTGAAGAAGGAGCTCTCA GCAGTCTCGCAAGGGCCTCTACTGATGGATCATTCCCCAAATTGTTTGTCTCTGTCCTGGACTACAGCTCCCTTGAAGACGCAACCAACAATTTCTCCTTCCAGGAGTTCACACCGGACCCATGTCCCGATCAGCAC GATCCCACAGCTTCTGAGCAGGCCTTGGTTTCTGCCTGCTCAGAGTGGCAGCAGAAGCTGGAGGCGGCCGAGGCACTGCTGATTCTGAAGGAATCTTCCCGGGCCCCTTCAGGCTCCATCTCCCCACTCCAGCCTTGA